Proteins from a single region of Ziziphus jujuba cultivar Dongzao chromosome 1, ASM3175591v1:
- the LOC107431946 gene encoding plant UBX domain-containing protein 1: MTVDWSATVALKRRRFTNIHPMDAQKVKAKLAAAKVKFGREIHVFETSSPPSSYSQPYEYEEKDDLYEFTAEDYYRLLSLSTSKKKEDNFLLKTRKIREAEEAARRSKITRATIRVRFPDNHTLEATFHPSETIQSLVDLLKKAIARPDLPFYVYTTPPKEKIKDMSQDFYSAGFAPGAILYFAYDIPPKGDHTALPFLQEEIMCLKGLEFIVEHQGSVQYSQPVPEPCTTQAPTLVVQERKPAAEKKLTKPKWLKL, translated from the coding sequence ATGACGGTTGATTGGTCTGCTACCGTAGCTTTGAAAAGAAGAAGGTTCACAAACATTCATCCAATGGACGCCCAGAAAGTAAAGGCCAAGCTTGCAGCTGCAAAAGTCAAGTTTGGACGGGAAATCCATGTGTTTGAAACATCATCACCACCATCTTCTTATTCACAACCATATGAATATGAAGAGAAGGATGACTTGTATGAGTTTACTGCAGAAGATTACTATCGACTATTGTCATTGTCAACCTCCAAGAAAAAGGAAGATAACTTTTTGTTGAAGACTCGGAAAATCAGAGAGGCAGAGGAGGCGGCACGCAGGTCAAAGATAACAAGGGCCACAATCAGGGTCCGATTTCCTGATAACCACACATTGGAGGCCACGTTCCATCCATCGGAAACAATTCAGAGCCTGGTTGATCTTCTCAAGAAAGCTATAGCTCGACCAGATTTACCATTCTATGTATATACAACACCTCCTAAAGAGAAGATAAAAGACATGTCACAGGATTTTTACTCTGCTGGCTTTGCTCCTGGTGCCATCTTGTATTTTGCATATGATATACCACCAAAAGGAGATCATACTGCACTTCCTTTCCTCCAGGAAGAGATAATGTGTTTGAAAGGTTTGGAATTCATCGTTGAGCATCAAGGTTCTGTTCAATACTCTCAGCCTGTACCTGAACCATGTACAACACAGGCACCAACCCTTGTTGTCCAAGAGCGGAAGCCTGCTGCAGAAAAGAAATTAACCAAGCCAAAGTGGCTGAAATTGTGA
- the LOC132800462 gene encoding uncharacterized protein LOC132800462, producing MASKVVLSVLVFLVLVSTQAEGNNNFNLVMASRTLSDKGYHVMSMIFQVFLNDLNASELLTGNSTLTVFSPQDGAFYSSKYTQPPLTLLQYHVVPSKLDGEALQSLHHGSKIDTLLLGHPLVVTTLPTDEYTSLNGVTVTESNIYKDGRLIVHGVDNFFDPAFQTLIYPRYDVKKDIHNEATIALMASSKSFFGVVIFLVLVLSTQTAEGKNNNFNLAMASRNLSDKGYHAMLSMILDVLFKNHMNVSGNSIFTVFCPPDDAFFSKNPLPPLAQLQYHVVPQKLKSGNLSSLPHGSKIDTLLPSHPLVVTTLPNDNYTSLHEVKVTQWNL from the exons ATGGCATCCAAAGTAGTCTTGAGCGTTCTTGTTTTTCTTGTCCTTGTCTCAACTCAAGCTGAAGGAAACAACAACTTCAACTTGGTCATGGCATCAAGAACCCTCTCCGATAAAGGCTACCACGTAATGTCAATGATCTTCCAAGTGTTCCTCAACGATCTCAATGCTTCAGAACTGTTAACGGGCAATTCGACTCTCACCGTTTTTAGCCCTCAAGATGGTGCTTTCTATTCCTCCAAATACACACAGCCACCATTAACTCTGCTTCAGTATCATGTTGTGCCTTCGAAACTTGATGGCGAGGCTCTGCAATCTCTTCACCATGGTTCCAAGATTGATACACTGCTTCTCGGTCATCCTCTGGTAGTCACTACTCTACCAACAGATGAATACACATCCCTCAACGGAGTCACGGTTACTGAATCGAATATTTATAAGGATGGACGTTTGATTGTTCATGGCGTTGATAACTTCTTTGACCCTGCTTTTCAGACCTTGATATATCCAAGGTACGATGTGAAGAAAGATATCCACAATGAAGCTA CTATAGCTCTTATGGCATCGTCGAAATCATTTTTTGGGGTTGTTATTTTTCTGGTTCTTGTTCTCTCAACCCAAACTGCGGAAGGAAAGAACAACAACTTCAACTTGGCAATGGCATCAAGAAACCTCTCTGACAAAGGCTATCATGCAATGTTGTCCATGATCTTGGACGTGCTCTTCAAGAATCACATGAATGTTTCCGGCAATTCCATATTCACTGTCTTTTGTCCACCCGACGATGCTTTCTTCTCCAAAAATCCACTGCCGCCATTGGCGCAGCTTCAGTATCATGTTGTGCCTCAGAAACTTAAGAGTGGGAATTTGAGCTCTCTTCCTCATGGTTCCAAGATTGATACCCTGCTCCCTAGTCATCCTCTGGTAGTCACCACTCTACCGAATGACAACTACACATCCCTCCATGAAGTCAAAGTTACTCAATGGAATCTTTAA
- the LOC107434299 gene encoding uncharacterized protein LOC107434299, whose amino-acid sequence MALSHLGLDGEFLMCPEAGVKEFFNLSTQKRILILVGWLVSETKGILIRTSNIQDPFVKVHGGVPVASRVHFQVQNLDAQVQRNLVMQSFQLERIWRLMEEIQICSQIQLYVSAEILSQHLAIIKNQLDRDWETCRILRLLLSEAFVEGGSKKIRINWNFERNTAC is encoded by the exons atggcTCTCTCCCATCTAGGGTTGGACGGAGAATTTTTGATGTGTCCCGAAGCAGGAGTTAAAGAGTTTTTCAATCTGAGTACGCAG AAAAGGATTCTTATTTTGGTTGGTTGGTTGGTTTCAGAAACAAAGGGGATTTTGATTCGAACGTCAAATATTCAAG ATCCATTTGTGAAGGTTCATGGAGGGGTTCCTGTGGCTTCTAGAGTTCATTTCCAAGTGCAAAACCTGGATGCTCAAGTCCAGCGCAATTTGGTGATGCAATCTTTTCAGTTGGAAAGGATTTGGAGGTTGATGGAGGAAATTCAAATCTGTTCACAGATCCAA CTGTATGTTTCAGCAGAAATTCTTTCACAACACTTAGCAATTATAAAGAACCAGTTGGATAGAG ATTGGGAGACTTGTAGGATTTTAAGGCTTCTCTTATCAGAAGCTTTTGTTGAAGGAGGGTCGAAGAAAATCAGGATCAATTGGAATTTCGAACGTAACACTGCATGTTAG